In one Bacillus sp. PK3_68 genomic region, the following are encoded:
- a CDS encoding competence/damage-inducible protein A, whose product MNAEIIAVGSELLLGQITNTNAQFLSQQLAEIGVNVYYHTVVGDNSSRVLDAIKEAEKRADLLIFTGGLGPTKDDLTKEAIAAHIGRPLVYNEEALKSIENYFVKTKRPMTPNNKKQALVMEGCLVLANDHGMAPGMMVKGKNHFYMLLPGPPREMQPMFVRYGKPALLDVLEKVEKIESRVLRFFGIGESALETEVEDLLLAQQNPTIAPLAGDGEVTLRITAKHESEETALQMIQEAEEEILRRVGEYFYGYNDTSIARELAERLKETSHTLAAAESLTGGLFQSEMTAIPGASIFFNGGIVCYSNEAKEKLVQVKPETLESYGAISEQCAIELAENVRSLLNADFGISFTGVAGPDKSEGHSPGTVWIGLASKHRETKVFKLQLVGSREGIRKRSVKYGCHYLLAELAGDK is encoded by the coding sequence ATGAATGCAGAAATTATTGCAGTTGGTTCCGAGTTGCTGTTAGGGCAAATTACAAATACAAACGCCCAGTTTCTCTCTCAGCAATTAGCGGAAATTGGGGTGAATGTGTACTATCATACGGTTGTTGGGGACAATAGTAGCCGTGTGCTCGATGCAATAAAGGAAGCGGAAAAAAGAGCGGACTTGCTTATCTTTACAGGTGGGCTTGGTCCTACGAAGGATGATTTAACAAAGGAAGCAATTGCCGCTCATATTGGTCGTCCGCTTGTTTATAACGAAGAGGCCTTAAAAAGTATTGAAAACTACTTTGTAAAAACGAAGCGCCCGATGACACCAAACAATAAAAAACAGGCCCTGGTCATGGAGGGCTGTCTCGTTTTAGCGAATGATCATGGCATGGCGCCAGGGATGATGGTAAAAGGAAAGAATCACTTCTATATGCTTTTGCCGGGGCCACCCCGGGAAATGCAGCCGATGTTTGTCCGCTATGGAAAGCCGGCGCTATTAGATGTGCTTGAAAAAGTTGAAAAAATAGAGTCACGCGTATTAAGGTTTTTTGGTATTGGAGAATCTGCTTTAGAAACAGAAGTAGAGGATTTGTTACTCGCACAGCAAAATCCGACGATTGCCCCGCTTGCTGGTGATGGAGAGGTAACACTGCGAATCACTGCTAAACACGAATCGGAAGAAACCGCTTTACAGATGATACAAGAAGCAGAGGAGGAAATTCTTCGCCGGGTCGGGGAATACTTTTACGGCTATAATGATACGTCCATTGCCCGTGAGCTAGCGGAGCGCTTAAAGGAAACATCTCATACGTTAGCAGCAGCTGAAAGCTTAACAGGGGGATTGTTTCAAAGTGAAATGACAGCTATTCCCGGAGCGAGCATTTTCTTTAATGGCGGGATTGTTTGCTACTCCAATGAAGCAAAGGAAAAACTCGTGCAAGTGAAGCCAGAAACGCTTGAAAGTTATGGTGCCATTAGTGAACAGTGTGCTATTGAATTAGCGGAAAATGTCCGCAGTCTTTTGAATGCTGACTTCGGTATTAGCTTTACCGGAGTGGCGGGACCGGATAAATCGGAAGGACACTCGCCTGGTACTGTATGGATTGGTCTTGCTTCAAAGCACAGGGAAACAAAAGTATTCAAACTCCAATTAGTAGGCAGCCGTGAAGGAATTAGAAAGCGCTCAGTTAAGTATGGGTGTCATTATTTGTTGGCTGAGCTTGCTGGAGATAAGTGA
- a CDS encoding O-acetylhomoserine aminocarboxypropyltransferase/cysteine synthase family protein, with protein MTNEQWNKETILLHGGQVPDPVTGARAVPIYETTSYVFEDTDHANALFALQKPGNIYTRITNPTVDVFEKRVAALEKGAAAVALSSGMAAISFSILNLAHAGDEIIAAANLYGGTYNLFANTLPKYGINVKFVDSTDPENFRKAITPKTKALFGEIIGNPSLNVLDVEKVADIAHENGIPLIVDNTFASPYGANPLVRGADIVVHSATKWISGHGTVIGGIVVDGGTFNWNSEKFPGFTEPDESYNGLRFADLEGPAFAIKLRVQLLRDFGPSLSAHSAFLLLQGLETLHLRIQRHHENTLAIVDYLKNHPAVDWVSHPSLEDHPSHELAKKYLANTFGSIVVFGIKGGREAGKKVIDNIKLWSHVANVGDGKSLIIHPASTTHQQLSSEDLAKSGTKEEMIRLSIGLESTEDLIADLNQAIKKATGVAVEA; from the coding sequence ATGACAAACGAACAGTGGAACAAAGAAACAATTTTACTTCATGGAGGACAAGTGCCGGATCCGGTTACTGGCGCCCGTGCCGTTCCGATTTATGAAACGACTTCTTATGTATTTGAAGATACAGATCATGCTAACGCCCTATTTGCTTTGCAAAAGCCAGGAAATATTTATACGCGTATTACCAACCCGACAGTAGATGTGTTTGAAAAGCGTGTGGCTGCATTGGAAAAGGGAGCAGCAGCAGTGGCGCTCTCATCAGGAATGGCTGCCATTTCCTTTTCAATTCTTAATCTGGCTCACGCGGGCGATGAAATTATAGCGGCAGCTAATTTATACGGAGGCACCTATAACCTTTTTGCCAATACGCTTCCTAAATACGGGATTAATGTAAAGTTTGTTGATTCTACTGATCCGGAAAATTTCCGCAAAGCGATCACTCCAAAAACAAAAGCTCTGTTTGGAGAAATTATCGGAAATCCTTCCTTGAATGTGCTTGATGTGGAAAAGGTGGCAGATATTGCTCATGAAAATGGTATTCCGCTCATTGTAGATAATACGTTTGCTTCTCCTTACGGGGCTAATCCGCTTGTTCGAGGGGCCGACATTGTCGTTCATTCCGCTACGAAATGGATCAGCGGCCATGGAACAGTCATCGGTGGTATAGTAGTAGATGGAGGAACATTCAATTGGAACAGTGAGAAGTTTCCTGGCTTTACGGAGCCGGATGAATCTTATAATGGTTTAAGATTTGCGGACCTGGAAGGCCCAGCCTTTGCTATCAAATTACGCGTACAGTTGTTACGGGATTTTGGCCCTTCCTTGAGTGCCCATAGCGCCTTCTTGTTGCTTCAAGGGCTGGAAACGTTGCATTTACGTATTCAGCGCCATCATGAAAACACGCTTGCTATCGTCGATTATTTGAAAAATCATCCGGCAGTAGATTGGGTATCTCATCCAAGCTTGGAGGATCATCCATCTCATGAATTAGCGAAGAAATACTTGGCTAATACGTTTGGTTCTATTGTTGTATTTGGCATTAAAGGCGGCCGCGAAGCAGGTAAAAAAGTGATTGATAACATTAAACTGTGGTCACATGTTGCCAATGTGGGGGATGGCAAGTCACTCATTATTCACCCGGCTTCTACCACACATCAGCAATTAAGCAGTGAAG